In Cherax quadricarinatus isolate ZL_2023a chromosome 41, ASM3850222v1, whole genome shotgun sequence, the genomic stretch TCAGCTAGATAGGACTTTGAAGAGTGCAGTGTGTGGATGGCAAGGATTGCGTACTGGATCATGGTATgatgataaagatacctgttaGGCAGGATATCGTTCCATAAGGTGAAACACTACAGGGATAACAATTAAATTTTGTCGTGGAAATCAGAGAGCTTCTGTTTACCCATGTTAATGACCTGCTGGTATGTGTTCGAATTTACCTTGATTAACTTTGATTATGCTTTTCAACTAGCATCAGCCAtctttgaatattttttttttttacaaataatgGAGAACATTCGTTTGGATCTGGATTTAACTCAGGTGGGTAAAAAGTTCTCAGCGGCTGTCCTGACTCGGGTTGTATCACAGACTAAATATGCTTAGGATGTTCCAGTTAGCGATGAGATGGATTCTGGGTTGTATCAATTTCTAATAAGACATATTAAGCATTAGATCGTATGAATGTTTCAAGTATCTTGCCCTCATATGAAAGTAAATGCTGGTTTTATTACAAAATTGTTGATCATTTAGAGTTTTCAGAGCGCATGTTTTCCTCAGACATTGAAGGTGTCTCTGGCAGTCAACTTGAAAAGTTTTCTCTTGATTATAAAATGTTAATCTGTCGTCCTGTTCAAATATCATGTTGCTATGTTGACTGAACGTACTAATCTTTCCTTTTCTGGAGTGGGGTAACATGTTAAGTCTACATATATACTATTTTATTCAACTCGCCACCGTTTAATTCAACCTTGTATTAAGTTTATAATGATTTGATTGGTACAGAACTTGTATTCGGAAATGTACTATTTTTCTTGGACCTCTCTGATGCATTTAATACCATTGCTCATAGATTACTGAGAAGTGATCGTTTCGGTAGCGGTCTTAGATGTACCACATTGTCGCTTCTGAAATCATATCTTTCTGGTGGGTCTTATCTAGCAGCAGTCCCTTTGGCATTTTCAGGGCTCTGTTCTTGGACCAGTACTGGTATACTGTTTGTTACTGTTGGATGCCCACTGGACTAATTATCATATTTATGGTGATAATACTTAATGTAGAAGATGTAAAAACTGAATGAGATTAATACGGAAATTTTGATTGTTTGGAGAGAAATCTCAGGGGTGAACAGAGCGGAGATTCTGGTGCATTTAACTTGCAGTCTGTGGGATTAGTGAGGGATCGGGTTGTCTATCTAGGTTCCTCATTGTCTTTGTTGGGCACATCAACCAAAATGTTAAATCTTgcaattttctttttttgttaTCTCTGTGCAGTTAGAAAATTTCGTAATAAGCAGAATGTCTTTGTCCTTATTTATGCATGGGTTTTCTCATGATTTGTTCTTTTAGcacactggccgtttcccacctaggtagggtgacccgaaaacgaagaaacactttcacgatCACTCACTCTATCGCCTTGCCAGACGCACCCCGATATTATATCTCAGATGCCCCTCTAAACTGCAATATCCCaaccctccttcatagtgtaagcacagtacgtcccacctccaggactcatatccagctaactggtttccaggAATCCCTTGTTAAATATTACTTTTCTCCAACTTCATTAGTACATAAAGTTATGAAACATATTCACTCATTCctttctaacacactcacgctcGCCTGTTGGATGTACAAGCCTTTCACATACTATACCTCCTTTGCCTCCTACCTTCAACCTTACCTAGGATGACAtctgtccaaaccacctcaataacctctCCTAAGTCCTCTGGATACTACTATTAGCAAATCTGTaactcctaatctccaaactaagaattctctACACAATGCTCACACCACACATTAATATATTCACAGCCTGCAGCTTCCATCTTGCTGCAACATTAAAAACCAATAATTCACGCCAGTATGAGTGCTGATATTACTGATACATTCTCCTTTTTGCCTTCATGGATTACGCTCTTTAAGGCCACAATGCACCATCGACCTTTCTCCTCTTTTcagttctgtggttcacctcgtctttcaccgATCCGTCCGCCGATAAGTCCACTCCCTAAAATCTGTACACATTCCCTTCCTCCAGACTCTCTCCTTCCAGTCTGATGCCCAATTTTTCACCTTTTTTATGTTCActgttaatttccttcttttacgaaCCCTCCCAAATTTATCCACCATTCATTGTAACTTCTCTTCATTCTCCAAAACTCACAGTGTAAGTGACAAAAAGCAACTGTCACAACTCTCaatttgtattagattctttatctttcaataCCTCACATCCACCCAAGACCCTATCATTCACTTCTTTTATAACctcatttataaatatttttaaagGCTATGGTCACTTCACACATACCAGTCTAAAGCAtacttttactgaaaaataatttccctctctcctacataccctaacttgAATCTCGCCATCCTCATATAAACTCATAACTACTACAAGAAACCTACCATCTATTCCATATATTCTGTCACATTAATCCCCTATCCAGCCTatcataaatgcaacgaaaacttcTCTAGCTTTATTTAAATATTGTTCAATTATATGCATCAAAGCCAATATTTGATCTGCATTTCCTTCCTAAAACTTTCTTGTTCATTTGCAGTTCTGCTCACTGTCTTACCCTTGATTCTTTCAATAATTTTGCTACTCACTTTACATTATATACCCAACAggtttatttccctataattcttaGTATTTTTCATTCATTtcatgcatgctctctgctaatccctaagTACCTACTCacatttcatacatttattgagcaaatgcaccaaccactccaaaactatgtaCCACTTCCTTTGAACATTTCTGCTTCATTCCCGTCAATCCCagctacttccccccccccccacctcctccATTCTACcaactgcctcatacacctgccCACTTCTCCACTAATCAAAGATGCTATACTTCCCTGCCCATTGCGTGAATTCactgcctctctctttctctaataACATTAAACAGCTCATCAAAATATTCTCTCTATCTGTAGTTAAACCTTCACGTCCCCATCTAATAATATCTCTCTTTtgtttttaactgttaaatcaattcgttccctaggctgtctcaacttattaatctccattttttcttctcagcaaaatttgttgacaaaaACCTCACCTACGCCCTCATTTGCATTCCTTTTATGctccttcacatttcttttaaTCTCTCTCTTTTATAGTTCTTATATTTCACTCTCCTTATATCACGTTTGCTTTGTAAAACTTCTCTTAAGCTAACTTTTCCTAccttaccactctctttacctcttcattccaccaatcgctccttttCCCTCCCGCAACCACCCttctatatccacaaacttcttcACACTCTAACGCTACATTCCTAAATTAACTTCATTCCTCTTCGACCTCAtcacctatactctcactagtccATCTTTCTCCCAACAGTTACATGTATCGTACCCTAACTACCTCTTCCTTCAATTTACAAACCTTCACATTTGTCTTACCCACTGATGACATTCGCCATGTATTccgtctttctctttctttcgCTGATCCTGCAACTAAATAATATGATATATTTCTTGTCCCTCTAAAAACATCCACTTTTCTAGGTTTTACCCATCAACTTTTCATCTACTAATGCATAGTATGACAAATTTCTCTCATTATGCCATGCATCATCTTTTGTATTACATAgtacctattaccaaaccactttttatacaaagttcaattaaaggcCCCATTATCATTTAAACCTGACACCCAAAACCTACCTACTACGCCCTCACCAACCGTTTCTCCCACTTTAACATTTATTTCCCCACAACAGTTATTTTTTCAATTGATCCAAAACTGTAAACACTCgcttatctctctctgtctctctctctctctctctctctctctctctctctctctctctctctctctctctctctctctctctctctctctctctctctctctctctctctctctgtctctctctctctccctctcgctctGAGTTTCCTCTACACTCTAGAAATGATTTTTGCGGTTTGAGGGTTTAGACTAAATCTTTCCACGTATATAACGTAACGGATGTTAGTAAGGCTGTTTTGTTCAAGTGTAGCCCCATTTATTACGTCCCTTAATTTATCTCCCATCTGTGTTCACCCTGCATCATACTTTTCCTTTCCCTCATTTACAAGTCCCGACGATTCCTGTTTGCTCTTCCACGCTTCCGTGTGCAAAAGTTCATTTGTCTGCTGCAACTGTACGGATTGTTGTTTCTTGATCACTTGCAAGGTctttctgttgctgttgcagtgtACATTAATGGTTGTAAATCCCCTGATGGCGTTAAATGTACAGCAGTTTTTTCCCTGACAAAATCATCAGAGTTCATTTACTAGACTCGGCTAGTGTTTCCATAACCAAGTTATATTCAACCCTCATGGCTACCACGCACATTGTGTCGATATCTGCATCATCATTCATAGCGCACTACAGCTATCCACAAATTCAACCCTCTCTTACCATCGTCCTTCGCATTCAGCTTTCGTTATGACGTATTTCTTGTAAACGGAAATACATAGGTTTTGTTAAGtaacaggacacaagtgcaactaatgtaacattttattgtggcaacgtttcgctctccaggatctttgtcaagccgtttcaaacaatacatggacacagagggtatatataggcttagagtgagatggaatactagtggtagtagtagtaatattattagttgtagtactactactacaactaaaaatactactactactagtattacacctctcTCTAAGCCTAtacataccctctgtgtccatgtgttgtttgtaatggcttgacaaagctcctggagagcgaaacgttgccacaataaaatgtcacattagttgcatatatgtctttttacttaacatattgtcggtaattctaccagtatTAACACGTAGGTTTTTGCTTGGTCCCGGGATACGTCGATGTTTTGGGGGTAACTAAAGAGCAGATTTAGCCGCTCATTCAGCTGTTTAAAACCTCCCAATTTCCCAAAGGGGTATTCCTAACACGGATTGTTTCTCAGTGATCTCTTGACTAGTCTGCAATTGATAGCAACAAAGTTGGTCCGAGTTAGCTCATAACAAATTGTTTTATGTAAAACCACATTTAAGTTTCTGGCAGTCTTCCCACCGCTGTCGTGTTCAAGCGACTGCACTCTCCCGTCTGTGCATCTTCCAAATGCGCCTCCTGAAAAAAACGCCTAGTGCCACTCTGCGAGGACTGTTATGTTGCACTGTCAGTTTACCACCGCCTCAACTCACCTGTGACGCAAACTCTTAGTTTGAAATTTTATCAGAAACTCAACCTATTTCACAAACTGTGATTTTACCTTTGCTCTTGCCTTCTACCTACCCCAGGAACCCTCGCATGCTTCTGCCTTTCCTCCCTCATCAGCTTTACACATTCCTCCATATTATGCATATCTCTACCTACACCACTCTATGACCCTTTTGGGATTAATGCTTAaacttattatattattattatttttattagttaTAACAGTAGTacttgataaatggttcagagaacagacaagttgatcaactagacacatgtgcaacacttgggtatctctactGTGGGAACGTTATCCACGTAGTttcttcatcagtccgatacaaagaagaatagtgaagattagaaggagtttgatgtaatcagtccttcagcctggagtcgatgtaattagtccatcaatcttgttaaGAATACAGCATAGGGCGAAGGCGGAgtttatatattgcagacagaTAGGTGAAACAGTGAAGAGGTTGGATTTGCCCAAGGTGATaccgcctacgactgcttcacatcctgtctgcagtatataagcccttCATCACGTCTATGCTGTAttattatcaagactgatggactaattATATCGACTCAAGGATtagagactgattaccttaaactccttctGACCATCACTATTATTCCATGTACTAAACTGATTTatcaatagtagttgtagtaatatttAGGATTTCCCTTGCTAATTAACTGTGCAGTTAGACTGGTATCTTCCCTCCCCACTAGTTCCTTCTTGTATAACCTGAATTACATCCCTATCGAGGGAAGAACTGAATTTAAACTATTTATTAATACTCAAAGGTATTTAATTTAATGATCCCAAGTTTCTTGCTATCTTCTTGCATTTTTACACTGAGCaaagggaaggtttctgagaaaTGCTGCGGATCCTTTTAGATTGATTAAGCCTCGTGTTGCTAGGAAAATTTTTCCTAGAACTGTTTTTGCAGTTCTTAGCCTGTTCAATAGGTTTCTAGTATGTGTTAAGAGTCTAGAATCTGCTGAAGTATATCCAAGGATGAGAGTGTGATCTTAATGACCGCACTCTCACTCTTGGATATAAGTAAAGTTTAGTATTGTTGTCTTTATCGCTGCAGTTACATGGCATGGCTTGGTGTGAGTGCGTGGTGTGAGTGCGTGGTGTGAGTGCTTGGTGTGAGTGCTTGGTGTGAGTGCTTGGTGTGAGAGCTTGGTGTGAGAGCTTGGTGAGAGAATGCTTGGTGAGAGTGCTTGGTGAGAGAATGCTTGGTGAGAGTGCATGGTGTGAGTGCTTGGTGTGAGTGCATGGTGTGAGTGCATGGTGTGAGTGCTTGGTGAAACAGGACCATagatcagtgagagagagagaatggtaggTCGTGTGGCACATACAATAAGCAACAAATTCAACATGTCGATCTTCCTACATAGTCAGTATGTGTATTTGAATAAAAAGACTAGGCTTTACTTTGatagtaaaaaaatatatagaataCAAGTCTGTGCCACATAGTTAAATACAGACAGACCAGATAAAACTACAGACATCAAATTGCGTTGTATTATAGCAGTTATATttgttaattatattattattagtaattatGTATCATTATTATGAACattctttcatatttttttttcaggatGCTTTGTGCCAGGCCTATCGCGTCCTCGATTTCCGTATGGGAAAAATTCGATCTGGCCTTGAAAAACAAAACTTAGCTTATGTCATGGTGCTAATGGCTGTATTGTATAATGAAGCTGACTTCTTTTCTTCTGAAGCAAACTTGCCCTGTATGAAACACGGTTTGTTCCCTGATGTTCACTTATCCTCTGAGAGAACAACCAGTTTGTCCACTGAAGCTGACTTGTCTTCGGTTGAAACATTTCCTTCAAGAAAATGGAAAGAAGTATTTCTCCAAATGGCAATCATGTTGAGACAAATAGAGGAAAGACAGTTTTTAGACGATAATTGGTTGAAGGATTTGCTGTCTTGCCTGTCGCAAAAGCGTATTGAAAGAAATGACACAGTAACAGCGGCAGAGGTGAACGATGACCTTGACCTTGATGAGGAACTATTCTTTTTGCTTATAGAAGAACTGAAGAAAAAGCATCACTCGTTGAGCTCTGAAAATCACAAAAAAGACCCTGAACTTGAAGATCTTTTAAACTCTACGTTACATAGAGCTCTTCGACTGTGTTGTGAATGCGATTTACTGCTCCTGACTCATCTTTTATTTACAGTCGCAGCTGTgcctgttgatgagatcattgaTCCAGTAAGTGGGTCCACTGCTTTACACATTGTAGCGTCTCATGGACGTATTGGCTTAATGGACTACTTACTAAGCCGGAATGCATCTCCTTCTGTTCTTGACCATGCAGGTCGCACTCCGGCTCACTTAGCCTACATGTTCGGTCACAGTGCTGTGGGGGACTGCCTTTGTGAAGGTTTTGAAGAGTCAAGAAGTAAAGCAGGAAATTGCCCTAAAGATTTGTTAGTAGCATTTAAGAAATACTTGAAGATGTACCATCTTGAGAAGAACATCAGGGTTCCGATGCACGAGTTAAACGATCCCCTCGCTCTAACGCGGGCACACTTACAACAGTTCAAGTGGAAGTGGAGATCAAATTTTCAACGAGCGGTAAAAAATCTTCATGTAGACTTTACTAGCGGCGAGGCTCAGGAAGTGCAGACAATACTCacagaggaaataaagaaaatTCTTAGTGATCAAGCAAGAATAAACCCTCTCTGGGAAGGTGATCTTCAGGTTTTAGGAAGCAGCGCAGACAACCTTCGATTATATGCACCAGATGAATTTGACTGTAATGTGGTTCTCAAGAAAATTAGCGGCTTTCCGGGTGGAGGCCTAAAAGTTAAGCACACGCCATTTCCACGAGAGGTGGCAGAAATGAAAGGTTATTCAACCTGCGTCTGTGTTACAGCAGTCAATGAGTCTCTCAAATCTTATATTGATGGTCCAAACATCGTGAGGTTATTTTCTAATGATTTTCTAAAGTGCttggaaaattttaaattttcagaCAATCGTCTGAGCTTTGTGCCTCCGGGGACAAGGAAGACTCAAGTAGGAATCAGTGTTTCCTTTGCATGGGAAGGTAGTGAGTTTCCTTTATTGCTGATCGAAGTGGACATTGTTCCTATACTGAAGATCCCATGGCCTGGCAGCCAACAGAGGCCCCCCATGACACCTCCTGATGTGGACACGCTGTATatcagtaacactggtgatggtgagtggcgCTACTCATTTGCTGCCATAGAAAGCAGAATCTTTCGAGCTTTACCTGGGAATCGGCGATTGGTGTTCTTGGCCTGTAAACTGCTGATAGTAACTCTGAAGGTGGTGAGCTGGGCACCACGAGACGTGAAAGAACTTTTTACATACTGGAATGGCCGAAGATTCAAAATTCCTGCTCCAGCTGGCTTCATCCTTAAGAATACCTTCCTTCAAGAGATGGAGGATGTCAAGGACAATGCTGAGTGGGACACTCAGAAACTTTACGAGAGGATGTGCTCTGTTTTCAGCAGAATGTGTATACGAGACTATGATGTCACTTCGGGAACGACTCGGTATTTCCATGGTAAGGTTCATGCTTACTTTGGAGGAAACACAGAGAAGCCGTCCATCGGCCTCGCTGCTCCAGAAATTCTTGCGTTTTTGGAATCTCTGAAAGCCTCTTGATTAATTTTTTTCTAGAAGGTTAccaagaaactggagctaccTTTCCATTCATCAGTTCAAAACTGATTACCTCCCGGTACCCAGGAACTGCATGACCTTGTTGAATTAACATTTCCCTATGATTATAAAATTATGATCTGAATAAAGTGTTCTTAATAATATTGTGTTCATTTAGAGTTTGTGTTAGTACAATTATTAAATAAAAGAGTAATTTTATTTACATGTTTATCCTACTGTCTATGTTATATTGTTCACTTCCATCTTCTATACGGCACAACCACCTGCAGGATATTTAGCAACACTGGCCGAGCCGCTAAAGAAAGAGAAGAGCCTATTACATCACTGTCAGTTTGGTTTGAAGTACCTAGATCGAGGGAGCTAGTAAATGGAGGAACCCTCTATTGACAACTGCGCTTCCTATGGACATGACTACCTCATGTAAATTTCTAGACTGAATTAATGGGCTGTGTGGTTTTATAGTAAGTCTGTGTTGAATGGGAATTTACTCGGTACAAAGCAAAGCTCTGGAGATCTTCAGTTCAAGAAGAGTTGTCTGATACTTGGTCAAGATTTTTATTAGTTTTATAGTGAAATATTCGCAACTCGCTTTAATAAACTTAAGATTGAAAATAACACTCTGATGCAAGGACAAGTTATACACTTGAAGGAGCCATaagaatatacacaaataacccgcacagaggagAATAAAGTTTTGGGCGACGTTTCTGTTCGACTTCGACCCTTAATTATTCACACAGTAGCGAGAAGGGTAGATTGTTCTTTGATTCGTCAGGAACTGTATCCTGTCACGGGTATTAATCCTAAGGTGGCTCGTTTGAGGATTTCGAAGATACCGATCTAATTCATGCtagccagaactcctaaatttttTTCACATCCAGAATGATTAATATctaaattatttagtttataagttcCATGGATATTTTCTTTTCCAAAGCTTAGAACcatgcatttgtctatattaaacaacATCTGCTACTTCACCGATCACttcatcagtctattcagatcttcTTGTAGACCACAAAATTCTCCTTTAAGGTTGAATTAGGTCTCTTATAGTAATATCAATGCTTTCTGCACATGCAATTAATCTAAGCTCATCTATCACATTTCTTACCGCTCCTAAGGTGAAAAAAAAGTTTCAATAGATAGCATAATGAAAATGTGTGATGGACTTATTGAATGACTAGAGCAACATGCATTCATAACAGAACAAGAAATCATGTCAGTGTATAAAATTAAAGAGACTGTTACGACGAAAACCATTGTTACTGAGCCAGATGACAATGGTAGAAACATCAAAGAAAGTCATCCAGCACAGTGCTTCCTTATCCCTAGAGAATCAGCTTCCAGGTCTCTTAATTGTTTCTGATGTTCCTCTTCAGAGTGATGTAGCCTCTCCTTCATGTTTCTCAGTCTTACCTGCAGTGTCTGGACCTAAATTTATCTTTATGTAAACTGTGATcatgttttgtcttgttttggtactGTATAGTACTAGACTTTTACCCCATCCCCAAGCTGTTCCATATCATAGTCAAATATACAAATAACAAAAAATCCAAAATCCGAAATCTGAAACACTTCTGGTCCCTGTATTACCCAGTCTGTTGACcatgtcaccaacaccactaacaggGAGAGAcacccactgtctctctctccgTTCTCTGTTACAGAAAACACGATCAATATATTTTATCTGCGAGTCACCGACCAAAAAAGGGTATTCTTAACTATATTAGCATTGGCGTTAGTGGTACCTTTATTCTCAGTGattactgaagttgtcgtagatTTCATTATTCTATGtgagtgttatttgtgtattgctccagtcatatATAATGAGTTTTTTCTTTAAATCCAGAACGAGAACATTagagatttatttattttttgcaactacctctaccatcTTCTCTTAGTTAAATGCAATGCTGCAGGTACCCTCATATTAAATATATAATCTGCTCGATTACACACGAACATTACCTAGGACGCTTTCCATAACAAATTAAGCATGGATGCGGTATAGCAAAATCAACAAGACACGAatcagactctctgatcgcgagttctacccccgcccgtggtatggtttgtttgcagtgtAACGAATTTGAAAAAGAAAAATATGGCTCCGCCACCAGCTTTGTTTTATTTTCGTATTTTATAGAACATTTGCAGGAACTGCACTTTAAATAATATTTTTGTTTCTCTCTGGTAGAAGCAGATTCAGTTGCAGTGATTAAAAGAAAATATGACTCTTCGTCTGAAATTTTATTTCTAATTTAACGCACACTAATATATGAAATTATTGATGAATGATTTCCTGTTCTCAGAAGCTGAGTGATTTGCCCTTTAATACGAAGCTGTAAATCCTCGCAATTATTACATTAAGGTCGAAACAACTGCCCTGCAGGTTGAAACAACTGCCCTGCAGGTTGAAACAACTGCCCTGCAGGTTGAAACAACTGCCCTGCAGGTGGAAATAACTGCCCTGCAGGTTGAAACAACTGCCCTACAGGTTGAAACAACTGCCCTACAGGTGGAAACAACTGCCCTGCAGGTTGAAACAACTGCCCTACAGGTTGAAACAACTGCCCTACAGGTGGAAACAACTGCCCTGCAGGTTGAAACAACTGCCCTACAGGTGGAAACAACTGCCCTACAGGTGGAAACAACTGCCCTGCAGGTTGAAACAACTGCCCTACAGGTTGAAACAACTGCCCTACAGGTGGAAACAACTGCCCTGCAGGTTGAAACAACTGCCCTACAGGTGGAAACAACTGCCCTACAGGTGGAAACAACTGCCCTGCAGGTTGAAACAACTGCCCTGCAGGTTGAAACAACTGCCCTACAGGTTGAAACAACTGCCCTACAGGTGGAAACAACTGCCCTGCAGGTTGAAACAACTGCCCTACAGGTGGAAACAACTGCCCTGCAGGTTGAAACAACTGCCCTGCAGGTTGAAACAACTGCCCTGCAGGTTGAAACAACTGCCCTGCAAGTTGAAACAACTGCCCTGCAGGTTGAAACAACTGCCCTGCAAGTTGAAACAACTGCCCTGCAGGTTGAAACAACTGCCCTGCAGGTTGAAACAACTGCCCTGCAGGTTGAAACAACTGCCCTGCAGGTTGAAATAACTGCCCTGCAGGTTGAAACAACTGCCCTGCAAGTTGAAACAACTGCCCTGCAGGCTGAAACAACTGCCCTACAGGCTGAAATAACTGCCCTGCAGGTTGAAACAACTGCCCTACAGGCTGAAACAActgccctacacacacaccatctaTCAGCAACACGTCTACTTCCGTATTCGCTCTTCTTGATTCAGTATATTATGGAATTCATTCTGTCATATCTCTCAGAATTCCTGTATCGTTtgtaaaataaattaaataattttGCAAACGTATATTTATTGCATTCACTTATCTGAATATAAataccgtatttcgcggcttataagacgcggcttataagacttgttttagtgTCAGTGGCTGGAcatcggacgtaactgggagagttACACACACCCAAAACTTATAActcccgtcactgaccttcagtttataagACGCAGGCTGGTTTTTTGAGACATTTTTTATGGAAAAACTGCGTTTAATAAACAGCTATATATGGTAATATTATTTTTCTCGTATGAAGTACTTATCGTATGAGTAAAAATTAATATCTACTCATACGACGAATTACGTTTGTTcctgaaataatttttttaatcttaaaaataaaatatatatcttttatGAAGCTTTAATAATAAGTTTATTACAATATTTAAGTGATTTTTAGTGATAATGGAATTTTTTAAATTTGCCTCTATTTAAAGTAATATTTTTTGCTAGAATTTTAACAAAAAAATTGCGATATGTTTGTTTTATACGTGAATTTTAACATGTTTAACCAAAGTTGATTTACATGAAAAACCTTTTAGACACTTAGAACAATGAAATAACTTTTTTCTAGCATGAATATTTACATGTTTTGTTAGATTAGATTTGAAAGAAAAAGTTTTGAGACACTCGGCACATTGATACGGTTTCTCTCCCGTATGAATCCTTATATGTTGTATTAAACTATATTTCTGTGAGAATTGTTTAAAACACTCGATGCATTTATAAGGTTTCTCTCCCGTGTGAACTCGTACGTGTTTTACAAGATCAAATTTCATTTTAAACTTTTTGAGACAGACTTCACACTTGTGGTTTTTTTCTCCAGAATGAATTTTTGCATGAGTCGTGAGTGTGCATTTAAGCAAGAAGCACTTTGAACAAattgaacactgatatggtttctccccTTTATGAACTCTCAAATGTTGTACCAGATTAGCTTTCTGGGAAAATTTCCTCAGACattcagaacactgatatggtttctccccCGTATGAACTCTCA encodes the following:
- the LOC128695753 gene encoding uncharacterized protein (The sequence of the model RefSeq protein was modified relative to this genomic sequence to represent the inferred CDS: added 1584 bases not found in genome assembly), with the protein product MTDAPTLMIDSVRSGDAVKFLQLSATEDAASVLVMQEAGEAGGCTLLGLAAILGHHHLVSPLLSAGVGVDDTGVSTRTPLHQAASYGHEDMTVTLLKAGANIEAASERDNGERALHLACRYGRTNLVKLLLQEGADIEATDNEKYRPLHCASYHGKAEVVKMLIRSGANTEAISSDRWRPLHRAALWGHLSVITELLDGGADIEAPGSWGNRAVHYAASRGQIPVLELLEERGCDLHALERLGGNALHSSSGGGHLKTVQWLVEKNVSYRATNNDGRTPEDMAQLYGQHHVAWWLHKQSPNPGPMEHTQTAVSQNEYERLGNITLGWARKGVAANIMAHLPSRPYRIHYQDIKGWTALHHAAYAGQQNAVEALLSIGSFPHVLTHCWKTPADLALSQGHTQVTRLLPLHTHHLTRRERTHLYGRLVEEVSCAELKTAVMIGEKEEYERRILSLKKVTQLLMSGAPLEPPGGHSVFVLHLAITTNCTDLLPLLLSAGAPLTTTTGGMNLLQLAWRSPDVTTQIVAIVTRAIVHRIKYELTLVDARREVQDKPRGEADGEAVDEELSTGMEYLLKQLQGPEAWRASWYSSERNHDNLTRLLVRASYRGATLTAAFIQQRGGSVTSLTASGHTALHIALDAGHMQTVECLVRHMGANLFLCDGLGRLPLLLCPQDKRDQLLEDALCQAYRVLDFRMGKIRSGLEKQNLAYVMVLMAVLYNEADFFSSEANLPCMKHGLFPDVHLSSERTTSLSTEADLSSVETFPSRKWKEVFLQMAIMLRQIEERQFLDDNWLKDLLSCLSQKRIERNDTVTAAEVNDDLDLDEELFFLLIEELKKKHHSLSSENHKKDPELEDLLNSTLHRALRLCCECDLLLLTHLLFTVAAVPVDEIIDPVSGSTALHIVASHGRIGLMDYLLSRNASPSVLDHAGRTPAHLAYMFGHSAVGDCLCEGFEESRSKAGNCPKDLLVAFKKYLKMYHLEKNIRVPMHELNDPLALTRAHLQQFKWKWRSNFQRAVKNLHVDFTSGEAQEVQTILTEEIKKILSDQARINPLWEGDLQVLGSSADNLRLYAPDEFDCNVVLKKISGFPGGGLKVKHTPFPREVAEMKGYSTCVCVTAVNESLKSYIDGPNIVRLFSNDFLKCLENFKFSDNRLSFVPPGTRKTQVGISVSFAWEGSEFPLLLIEVDIVPILKIPWPGSQQRPPMTPPDVDTLYISNTGDGEWRYSFAAIESRIFRALPGNRRLVFLACKLLIVTLKVVSWAPRDVKELFTYWNGRRFKIPAPAGFILKNTFLQEMEDVKDNAEWDTQKLYERMCSVFSRMCIRDYDVTSGTTRYFHGKVHAYFGGNTEKPSIGLAAPEILAFLESLKAS